In Alphaproteobacteria bacterium, the following are encoded in one genomic region:
- the rplK gene encoding 50S ribosomal protein L11, with amino-acid sequence MAKKIDGYIKLQVPAGKANPSPPIGPALGQRGLNIMEFCKAFNATTQKMEPEMPIPVIITVFSDRSFTFQIKSPPASYFLRKAAGIEKGSSTTGRGTVGKVTMKQIREIAEKKMQDLNANDVDAASRMLVGTARSMGLEVVE; translated from the coding sequence ATGGCAAAGAAGATTGACGGTTACATCAAGCTGCAGGTGCCGGCGGGAAAAGCAAACCCTTCGCCGCCAATCGGCCCCGCACTTGGCCAGCGCGGTCTCAACATCATGGAGTTCTGCAAGGCGTTCAACGCGACGACCCAGAAGATGGAACCGGAGATGCCGATACCCGTGATCATCACGGTGTTCTCGGATCGCTCCTTCACGTTCCAAATCAAGTCGCCGCCTGCGAGCTACTTCCTTCGCAAGGCCGCGGGAATCGAGAAAGGCAGCTCGACGACGGGCCGCGGCACGGTCGGCAAAGTGACCATGAAGCAGATCCGCGAGATCGCCGAAAAGAAGATGCAGGACCTCAACGCCAACGACGTGGATGCGGCCAGCCGCATGCTTGTCGGCACCGCCCGCTCGATGGGCCTCGAAGTGGTGGAGTAA
- the nusG gene encoding transcription termination/antitermination protein NusG, with amino-acid sequence MPARWYVLHVYSGFEKKVAQSIRDQAKQNGLEDRIEQVMVPVEEVVEVRRGSKVQSERKFFPGYVLLKMDMTDETWHLVKNTPKVTGFLGDKGKPIAISEAEASRILHQMQEGVERPKPAITFEVGEQVRVVDGPFTSFNGMVEEIDEDRARLKVSVSIFGRSTPVELEYAQVEKA; translated from the coding sequence ATGCCGGCGCGCTGGTACGTGCTTCACGTCTATTCGGGCTTCGAAAAGAAGGTCGCGCAGTCGATCCGCGACCAGGCGAAGCAGAACGGGCTCGAGGATCGGATCGAGCAGGTCATGGTCCCCGTCGAGGAAGTGGTCGAAGTGCGGCGCGGTTCCAAGGTGCAAAGCGAGCGCAAATTCTTCCCCGGCTACGTGCTGCTCAAGATGGATATGACCGACGAGACTTGGCATCTCGTCAAGAATACGCCGAAGGTCACCGGCTTTCTCGGCGACAAGGGTAAGCCGATCGCGATTTCGGAGGCCGAGGCCTCGCGCATCCTGCACCAGATGCAGGAGGGGGTCGAGCGGCCCAAGCCTGCGATCACCTTCGAGGTGGGCGAGCAAGTCCGGGTCGTCGACGGGCCGTTCACGTCCTTCAACGGTATGGTCGAGGAAATCGACGAGGATCGTGCGCGGCTCAAGGTTTCGGTTTCGATCTTCGGGCGCTCGACGCCCGTAGAGCTCGAGTATGCGCAGGTCGAGAAGGCCTAG
- the secE gene encoding preprotein translocase subunit SecE, protein MTKVSPGEFIQQVRTEVSKVTWPSRKETMVTTAMVFLMVFLAAIFFFVVDQLLSNGVRALLGIGG, encoded by the coding sequence ATGACGAAGGTCAGTCCAGGTGAGTTCATCCAGCAGGTTCGGACGGAGGTGTCGAAAGTCACCTGGCCGAGCCGCAAGGAGACCATGGTGACGACGGCGATGGTGTTCCTTATGGTTTTCTTGGCCGCAATCTTCTTCTTCGTCGTCGATCAGTTGCTGTCAAACGGCGTGCGCGCCCTGTTGGGGATCGGGGGCTGA